A window of Sutcliffiella cohnii contains these coding sequences:
- a CDS encoding ComEC/Rec2 family competence protein yields the protein MWKWMMVSVLFFSLINDEPTGIEKINLKLSEDEIAFTFFDLVDGESTLILDSEGNSILINTGGAKSEEELEHYLDTYNVKSIDLLIITSDRDEYIGNTSWLFTNIEIGSIILPSSLERTWNDTTLPVQFWKKEEKMELFNGVTVSVLTDSISDHIGMDLLLQFGRNDLLYMTSANKEIEQQLLKKYALKNVHVLKVGDFGSEQGTHGKFLKETDPQVAIIFKKGSTSPDTGVLERLQDTWIDIYQTKQVGNVTVKLTKTNYQVFTIPIRSTNMLSKSR from the coding sequence ATGTGGAAGTGGATGATGGTGAGTGTACTTTTCTTCTCACTTATTAACGATGAACCAACTGGCATAGAAAAGATCAATTTAAAGCTATCAGAGGATGAAATTGCTTTTACTTTTTTTGATTTGGTCGATGGAGAAAGTACGTTAATATTAGATAGTGAAGGTAACTCTATTTTAATAAACACAGGTGGGGCAAAATCAGAAGAAGAACTAGAACATTATCTCGATACGTATAATGTGAAAAGTATTGATCTTCTTATCATTACGAGTGACCGAGATGAGTATATCGGCAATACAAGCTGGTTATTCACAAATATTGAGATAGGAAGTATTATTTTACCGAGTAGCTTAGAACGAACTTGGAACGATACGACTTTACCAGTACAGTTTTGGAAAAAAGAAGAAAAAATGGAGCTTTTTAATGGAGTAACCGTTTCTGTATTAACAGATAGTATAAGCGACCATATAGGAATGGACTTACTACTTCAATTTGGTAGAAATGACCTACTGTACATGACATCAGCAAATAAAGAAATAGAACAACAACTTTTAAAAAAATATGCATTAAAAAATGTACATGTCTTAAAGGTTGGAGATTTTGGTAGCGAACAAGGCACGCATGGGAAGTTTTTAAAAGAAACAGATCCCCAAGTTGCAATCATTTTTAAAAAGGGTTCGACAAGTCCAGATACAGGAGTATTAGAACGTTTGCAAGACACATGGATTGACATTTATCAAACAAAACAAGTTGGTAATGTTACCGTTAAACTTACAAAAACTAATTATCAAGTGTTTACAATACCTATAAGAAGTACCAATATGTTATCTAAAAGTCGTTAA
- a CDS encoding YpmA family protein, whose amino-acid sequence MESKIEVLSSVKVENSNDLYKIVDALNRTLKRENLMFGLALDKNEKDKAIFTIYRT is encoded by the coding sequence ATGGAAAGTAAAATTGAAGTTCTCTCCTCAGTTAAAGTAGAGAATTCTAATGATCTATATAAGATTGTAGATGCCTTAAATAGAACGCTGAAGAGAGAAAACCTAATGTTTGGTCTTGCATTAGATAAAAATGAAAAAGATAAAGCTATCTTTACCATTTATCGTACATAA
- a CDS encoding DUF5590 domain-containing protein: protein MKKWIISILVIGIGIVLWQSISTYQSATSSLKQDERRATQLAYELSDITKVEQIDIYRGTTFYMIVQGLTASDETIVIWIDEEEKIVETKNSSDGIPREEVLNYLQTDRNPQKIHSISLAMENNLPLWEIKFTDAANRYNLYYITFEKGEFFQRITF, encoded by the coding sequence ATGAAAAAATGGATTATTTCAATTTTAGTAATAGGCATTGGCATTGTTTTATGGCAATCAATCTCTACGTATCAATCTGCAACTTCTTCATTAAAACAAGATGAACGCAGGGCAACGCAGTTAGCATATGAATTAAGTGACATAACAAAAGTGGAGCAAATTGATATTTATAGGGGAACTACCTTTTATATGATTGTGCAAGGATTAACAGCTTCTGATGAAACAATAGTTATTTGGATTGATGAAGAAGAAAAAATAGTAGAAACTAAAAATTCCTCTGACGGCATTCCACGAGAAGAAGTGTTAAATTATTTGCAAACAGATAGAAATCCGCAAAAAATTCATTCCATTTCACTCGCTATGGAAAATAATTTACCACTATGGGAAATAAAATTCACTGATGCAGCAAATCGTTATAATTTATATTATATAACATTTGAAAAAGGAGAATTTTTTCAAAGAATTACCTTTTAA
- a CDS encoding pyridoxal phosphate-dependent aminotransferase — translation MKLAKRVMTLTPSTTLEITAKAKALKDAGHDVIGLGAGEPDFNTPDHILNAAKDAMDKGFTKYTPSGGLPALKNEIANKLKVDNNIEYKPSEIVVCSGAKHALYLLFQVILDEGDEVIIPTPYWVSYPEQVKLADGVPVYVEGKEENNFKITAAQLKEKITAKTRAVIINSPSNPTGMVYTEQELVELGEVCKEHNVLIVSDEIYEKLLYDGNKHISIAQLSPELKDLTIIINGVSKSHSMTGWRIGYAVGNETIIKAMTNLASHSTSNPTSIAQYATIAAYAGPQDDVETMRAAFEERLNVIFEKLNNIPGFSCIKPQGAFYLFPNVSEAAKLAGLEDVDSFVKVLLDEEKVALVPGSGFGAPNYVRLSYATSLVQLENAVDRIAKYMNKVTK, via the coding sequence ATGAAACTTGCTAAAAGAGTAATGACATTAACTCCGTCGACAACGTTAGAAATAACAGCTAAAGCAAAAGCTCTAAAAGATGCCGGTCATGATGTGATTGGTTTAGGAGCAGGAGAACCTGATTTCAACACACCAGATCATATTTTAAATGCTGCAAAGGATGCAATGGATAAAGGCTTTACGAAATATACACCATCTGGAGGACTTCCAGCCTTAAAAAATGAAATTGCAAATAAATTAAAGGTAGATAACAATATTGAATATAAGCCTTCAGAAATTGTCGTTTGCTCAGGTGCTAAACACGCACTTTATTTATTATTTCAAGTTATTTTAGACGAAGGTGATGAAGTAATCATTCCTACACCGTATTGGGTAAGTTATCCTGAACAAGTTAAACTTGCAGACGGTGTTCCAGTTTATGTGGAAGGAAAAGAAGAGAATAACTTTAAAATAACAGCAGCACAACTAAAAGAAAAGATAACAGCGAAAACACGAGCAGTTATTATTAATTCTCCAAGCAACCCCACTGGAATGGTATATACAGAACAAGAACTAGTTGAACTTGGAGAAGTTTGTAAAGAGCATAATGTTTTAATTGTTTCTGACGAAATTTATGAAAAGCTTTTATATGATGGAAATAAACATATTTCTATTGCACAATTATCTCCAGAATTAAAAGACTTAACGATTATTATTAATGGGGTATCTAAATCTCATTCCATGACAGGTTGGAGAATCGGTTATGCTGTAGGAAACGAAACAATAATAAAAGCAATGACAAACTTAGCAAGTCACAGTACGTCAAACCCTACTTCGATTGCACAATATGCTACGATAGCTGCTTATGCTGGTCCTCAAGATGATGTTGAAACAATGAGAGCAGCGTTCGAGGAAAGACTAAATGTTATATTTGAAAAATTAAATAATATTCCTGGCTTTTCTTGTATTAAGCCTCAAGGAGCTTTCTACTTATTCCCAAATGTATCAGAAGCAGCTAAACTAGCTGGTTTGGAAGATGTGGATTCATTTGTAAAAGTGTTATTAGATGAAGAAAAGGTAGCACTCGTTCCTGGTTCAGGCTTTGGTGCACCTAATTATGTTCGTTTATCCTATGCAACATCACTTGTGCAGCTAGAAAATGCAGTAGATCGTATAGCGAAGTATATGAACAAAGTAACAAAATAA
- the asnS gene encoding asparagine--tRNA ligase, producing MVKTTIAEVHKYVDQEVTIGAWIANKRSSGKIAFLQLRDGTGFIQGVVVKAEVNEEVFQKAKSITQESSLYVTGMIKVDERSPLGYELLVTNMEVIHEAVDYPITPKNHGTEFLMDNRHLWLRSKRQHAVMKIRNEVIRATYEYYNQNGFTKVDPPILTGSAPEGTTELFNTKYFDEDAYLSQSGQLYMEAAAMALGKVFSFGPTFRAEKSKTRRHLIEFWMIEPEMAFYTHEESLKVQEEYVSYLVQSVLKNCKLELGVLGRDTSKLEQVQAPFPRITYDDAIKLLHEKGFDDIQWGDDFGAPHETAIAESFDKPVFIIHYPTALKPFYMQPHPEREDVVLCADLIAPEGYGEIIGGSERIHDYELMKQRMEEHDLDPAAYDWYLQLSKYGSVPHSGFGLGLERTIAWISGIEHVREAIPFPRLLNRLYP from the coding sequence ATAGTGAAAACTACTATTGCAGAAGTACATAAGTATGTAGATCAAGAAGTAACCATCGGTGCATGGATTGCAAATAAACGTTCTAGTGGTAAAATTGCATTTTTACAATTACGTGACGGAACAGGTTTTATTCAAGGAGTAGTTGTAAAAGCAGAAGTTAACGAGGAAGTATTCCAAAAGGCTAAAAGTATAACACAAGAATCTTCTTTATATGTTACAGGGATGATAAAAGTCGATGAGCGTTCACCTTTAGGTTACGAGCTTCTTGTTACGAATATGGAAGTAATACATGAGGCAGTTGACTATCCAATTACACCAAAAAATCATGGCACTGAATTTTTAATGGACAACCGTCATTTATGGCTCCGTTCTAAAAGACAACATGCTGTTATGAAAATCCGTAACGAAGTTATACGTGCAACATACGAATATTATAATCAAAATGGTTTCACAAAAGTTGATCCACCAATTTTAACTGGAAGTGCACCAGAAGGAACAACTGAACTTTTTAATACAAAATATTTTGATGAAGATGCTTATTTATCTCAAAGTGGCCAGTTATACATGGAAGCTGCAGCTATGGCGTTAGGTAAAGTATTTTCATTCGGACCAACTTTCCGTGCAGAAAAGTCTAAAACTCGACGTCATTTAATTGAATTTTGGATGATTGAACCAGAAATGGCATTTTATACACATGAAGAAAGTTTAAAGGTGCAAGAAGAGTACGTTTCATATCTTGTACAATCCGTGTTAAAAAATTGCAAATTAGAGTTAGGTGTACTTGGAAGAGATACTTCAAAACTTGAACAAGTACAAGCTCCATTTCCTAGAATTACATATGATGACGCAATTAAATTATTGCACGAGAAAGGTTTCGATGATATTCAATGGGGTGATGATTTTGGTGCTCCTCATGAAACGGCTATTGCAGAATCATTTGATAAACCGGTTTTCATCATTCATTATCCAACTGCATTAAAACCGTTTTATATGCAACCACATCCAGAACGTGAAGATGTTGTCTTATGTGCGGATTTAATTGCTCCTGAAGGATATGGAGAAATTATCGGAGGTTCTGAAAGAATTCACGATTACGAGTTAATGAAACAACGTATGGAAGAGCATGATTTAGATCCAGCAGCATATGACTGGTATTTACAATTGAGTAAATACGGTTCCGTACCTCACTCTGGCTTCGGTCTAGGTCTAGAACGTACGATAGCATGGATTAGTGGTATTGAACACGTTAGGGAAGCAATTCCGTTCCCAAGATTGTTAAATCGTCTATATCCATAA
- a CDS encoding DnaD domain-containing protein, which translates to MIKDDFIQFLEEGNLSIPKFLLSNYTKLGLNETEFILLLHIHSFLESGKTFPTPMEIADLMTISPSDCMETIRHLLKKGYLTISDEMDELNIKYERYSLQPLWEKMIQYMMERKQIEKIQHTEEEEVSLYTIFEKEFARPLSPFECESLSLWIDQDEHDTSVIKAALREAVLSGKLNFRYIDRILFEWKKNGIKTVDQAKEYSKKFRKYQLQQKKTAVGHEKEQTNTVPFYNWLD; encoded by the coding sequence ATGATAAAAGATGATTTTATTCAGTTCCTAGAAGAAGGGAACTTATCGATTCCAAAATTTTTATTATCTAACTATACGAAACTAGGATTAAACGAAACAGAATTTATCCTGCTATTACACATACACTCCTTTTTAGAAAGTGGTAAAACTTTCCCAACTCCAATGGAAATTGCCGACTTAATGACAATTTCTCCATCCGATTGCATGGAAACCATTCGTCATTTATTGAAAAAAGGATATTTAACTATTTCAGATGAGATGGATGAGTTAAATATAAAATATGAGAGATATTCGTTACAACCGCTATGGGAAAAAATGATTCAATACATGATGGAAAGAAAGCAAATTGAAAAAATTCAACATACCGAAGAGGAAGAGGTAAGTCTATACACTATTTTTGAAAAAGAGTTTGCTAGGCCACTTTCACCATTTGAATGTGAATCGTTATCGTTGTGGATTGATCAAGATGAACACGATACTTCCGTTATTAAAGCAGCATTGCGAGAAGCGGTTTTAAGTGGAAAGCTAAATTTCCGTTATATCGATCGAATTTTATTTGAGTGGAAAAAGAATGGTATAAAAACGGTTGATCAAGCAAAAGAGTACAGTAAGAAATTTCGAAAATACCAATTACAACAAAAGAAAACGGCAGTTGGACATGAAAAGGAACAAACTAATACAGTCCCTTTTTATAACTGGCTCGATTAA
- the nth gene encoding endonuclease III — translation MLNLKQVRHCLDTFEDMFPEAHCELVHKNPFELVIAVLLSAQCTDVLVNKVTKELFQKYETPEDYLAVSLEELQDDIRSIGLYRNKAKNIQKLCQLLLDDYNGQVPNERDELMKLPGVGRKTANVVVSVAFGIPAIAVDTHVERISKRLGICRWKDNVLEVEETLMRKVPREEWSDTHHRMIFFGRYHCKAQSPQCDKCPLLDLCREGKKRMKGKSA, via the coding sequence ATGTTAAATTTAAAACAAGTTAGACATTGTTTAGATACTTTTGAGGACATGTTTCCAGAAGCGCATTGTGAATTAGTTCATAAAAACCCTTTTGAACTAGTAATTGCTGTTCTATTATCTGCACAATGTACAGATGTATTAGTTAATAAAGTAACGAAAGAATTATTCCAAAAATATGAAACACCTGAAGACTATTTGGCAGTTTCATTAGAAGAATTACAAGATGATATACGCTCTATTGGCCTTTATCGAAATAAAGCGAAAAACATTCAAAAACTATGCCAACTATTATTAGATGACTATAATGGACAAGTACCAAATGAACGAGATGAACTAATGAAATTACCTGGTGTAGGAAGAAAAACAGCAAATGTAGTCGTATCTGTTGCTTTTGGAATACCTGCTATTGCTGTAGATACTCATGTAGAGAGAATTAGTAAACGACTAGGCATTTGTCGTTGGAAAGATAACGTACTAGAAGTAGAAGAGACTTTAATGAGAAAAGTACCACGAGAAGAGTGGTCAGATACTCATCATCGTATGATTTTCTTTGGCCGCTATCATTGTAAAGCACAATCTCCACAATGTGATAAATGCCCATTATTAGATTTATGTCGAGAAGGAAAGAAGCGTATGAAGGGGAAAAGCGCATAA
- a CDS encoding YpoC family protein yields the protein MDITVPTSFQREPFYKTGDTITTSEQWNGLFIDLPSFYFNITKQQSNINSEWLIKLFEEWKVEKRKVQTLFKEKNGEYISNVMRKFIAHFTEVLFWINDEVILDLHVLGDSISLFKWQPINSSERLEYIIAHYKKYHAWIQLSELYTELEKLYYKKRQLEKVKEPKST from the coding sequence ATGGATATAACAGTACCTACTTCTTTTCAACGCGAACCTTTTTATAAAACAGGGGACACAATAACGACATCAGAACAATGGAACGGTTTATTTATAGATTTGCCATCATTTTATTTCAATATAACTAAACAACAATCAAATATTAATAGTGAATGGCTAATAAAGCTGTTCGAGGAATGGAAGGTAGAGAAAAGAAAAGTTCAAACGTTATTCAAAGAGAAAAATGGGGAATATATTAGTAACGTAATGCGGAAATTTATTGCCCATTTTACGGAAGTACTGTTTTGGATAAATGATGAGGTAATCCTTGACCTTCACGTCCTTGGCGATTCCATTAGTCTTTTTAAATGGCAACCAATTAATAGTTCGGAAAGATTAGAATATATTATTGCTCATTATAAAAAATACCACGCATGGATTCAGCTTTCTGAATTGTATACGGAATTAGAGAAGTTATATTATAAGAAAAGACAATTAGAAAAAGTAAAAGAGCCAAAATCAACTTGA
- a CDS encoding PBP1A family penicillin-binding protein, producing MSEQYKSREQRRKALEEKKNKKNGKKSAKGLVKKTFLALVLVGLIGLLIGIGTFAYFVKDTPPLDETLLKVPVPSKVMDKNGELAAEIGGNEARDYVNYDDIPQLVIDAFLATEDVRFFEHNGIDYRRLGGAVLANVSRGFGAEGGSTITQQLVKLSFLTEEKKLSRKAQEAYLAYQLESRFTKEEILEMYLNRIYFSNRAYGIARAAQNYYGKKLDELELHEVATLAGLPQSPNNYNPVKYPENAERRRNIVLTLMVKHGKITEAEADEARAVEITSTLVDGTNAPTFSNRYNAFVDQVVEELQEKLGENIDPRSDGLVIHTTLDTKAQEQVEFLLSDEGPVPHVDNEDYQSGIALVDTKTGQIRALGGGRNYVKTGYNYATDTRVQPGSAIKPILDFGPAVEYLNWSTYHQIKDEPYTYSDANKTPIQNWDRKHEGWLTMRQALARSRNIPALKAFQEVGSERAREFAVNLGIPLEETIHESYSIGGFKTGVSPLQLAGAYAAFGNEGIYTEPYAVSKVQFPDGTSVNLANESKVGMKDSTAFMISDVLKTAMTSGGTGRLAQVPGLHIAGKTGTTNFDQNDLATYNVPSGAAPSTWFAGYTPTYSIAVWNGFSKMGEGNFLRSPTQGFQDQYYSRMLFKELLQHVATTDEDKVDFRVPNSVVRVGVESGTNPPLLASEFTPKDKIIYEYFVKGTEPTTVSKEFDKVDNPKNVTAVYEEEANQIVINWDYNDDRLADISFELTAQRDNGDAQVLTVTKDLTFTIDNPEPGSTYTISITAISDENEQNRSETVTKSVQIPIIQEEEEEELEEIIPIPEPPVDEEDDGEEDGNRPPTEGINPPPRDDEEEEDVEEDVETE from the coding sequence ATGAGCGAACAATATAAATCAAGAGAACAACGTAGAAAAGCTTTAGAAGAAAAGAAAAACAAAAAAAATGGTAAAAAAAGCGCTAAAGGTTTAGTTAAAAAGACATTTTTAGCACTTGTTTTAGTAGGTCTAATCGGATTGTTAATCGGAATTGGTACTTTTGCTTATTTCGTTAAAGATACTCCTCCACTAGACGAGACGTTATTAAAAGTTCCCGTTCCATCCAAAGTAATGGATAAAAACGGTGAACTAGCTGCTGAAATTGGTGGTAATGAAGCTCGTGATTACGTAAATTATGATGATATACCCCAGCTTGTTATTGACGCATTTTTAGCGACAGAGGATGTTCGGTTCTTTGAACATAACGGTATTGACTACCGTCGTTTAGGCGGTGCAGTATTAGCGAACGTATCTAGAGGTTTTGGAGCTGAAGGTGGTAGTACCATTACACAACAGCTCGTAAAACTAAGTTTCTTAACAGAAGAGAAAAAACTTTCTCGTAAAGCGCAAGAAGCATACTTAGCTTATCAATTAGAAAGTAGATTTACTAAAGAAGAAATTTTAGAAATGTATTTAAACCGAATTTACTTCTCTAATCGCGCTTACGGAATTGCAAGGGCAGCACAAAATTATTATGGTAAAAAACTTGATGAATTAGAATTACATGAAGTGGCAACGTTAGCTGGTTTACCGCAAAGTCCTAACAACTATAATCCAGTTAAGTATCCAGAAAATGCGGAAAGACGAAGAAATATCGTTCTAACATTAATGGTTAAACACGGAAAGATTACGGAAGCGGAAGCAGATGAAGCTAGAGCAGTAGAGATCACTTCTACTTTAGTTGACGGAACTAATGCTCCCACATTCTCAAATCGTTACAACGCATTCGTAGACCAAGTTGTCGAGGAATTACAAGAAAAACTTGGTGAGAATATAGATCCAAGATCTGATGGATTGGTTATTCATACAACACTTGATACGAAGGCGCAAGAACAAGTGGAATTCTTACTTTCTGATGAAGGTCCTGTTCCTCATGTTGATAACGAAGATTATCAATCAGGAATTGCTTTAGTTGATACGAAAACTGGCCAAATACGCGCACTTGGTGGTGGTCGTAATTATGTGAAAACTGGTTATAACTACGCTACTGATACGAGAGTACAACCAGGTTCTGCAATAAAACCAATACTAGACTTCGGTCCTGCAGTAGAGTATTTAAACTGGTCAACATATCATCAAATAAAAGATGAGCCTTATACGTATTCTGATGCAAATAAAACGCCAATCCAAAACTGGGATCGTAAACATGAAGGTTGGTTGACAATGCGTCAAGCACTAGCTAGATCTCGTAATATTCCGGCATTAAAGGCGTTCCAAGAAGTAGGAAGTGAACGAGCACGAGAATTCGCTGTGAACTTAGGTATTCCATTAGAAGAAACGATACATGAATCATATTCAATCGGTGGATTTAAAACAGGTGTATCCCCCCTTCAATTAGCTGGTGCATACGCAGCCTTTGGAAATGAAGGTATTTACACCGAACCATATGCAGTATCGAAAGTACAATTTCCTGACGGTACTTCCGTTAATTTAGCAAATGAATCAAAAGTCGGAATGAAAGATTCTACTGCTTTCATGATTAGTGATGTATTAAAAACTGCAATGACCTCAGGCGGAACAGGTAGACTAGCTCAAGTTCCTGGCTTACACATTGCAGGGAAAACTGGAACAACTAACTTTGACCAAAATGATTTAGCAACATACAACGTCCCTTCCGGCGCTGCTCCTAGTACATGGTTCGCTGGTTATACACCTACGTATTCTATAGCGGTATGGAATGGTTTTTCCAAAATGGGAGAAGGTAATTTTTTACGTTCTCCAACACAAGGGTTTCAAGATCAATATTACTCAAGAATGCTATTTAAGGAGCTTTTACAGCATGTTGCTACAACAGATGAGGACAAAGTAGATTTCCGCGTTCCAAATAGTGTAGTCCGAGTTGGTGTGGAGTCTGGGACTAACCCTCCCCTTCTAGCTAGTGAATTTACACCGAAGGATAAAATTATTTACGAGTATTTTGTAAAAGGTACAGAACCAACTACCGTATCTAAAGAATTTGACAAAGTCGATAACCCGAAAAATGTCACGGCAGTTTATGAAGAAGAGGCAAATCAAATCGTCATTAATTGGGATTATAACGATGATCGCTTAGCTGATATTAGCTTTGAATTAACAGCACAAAGAGATAATGGTGATGCGCAAGTGTTAACTGTTACAAAAGACTTAACATTTACAATAGATAATCCTGAGCCTGGTTCCACTTATACTATATCTATTACTGCTATATCAGATGAGAATGAACAAAATAGAAGTGAGACTGTTACAAAATCTGTTCAAATTCCTATAATACAAGAAGAAGAGGAAGAAGAATTAGAAGAGATCATTCCAATTCCTGAGCCGCCTGTTGATGAGGAGGATGATGGTGAGGAAGATGGTAACAGACCACCAACTGAAGGAATTAACCCACCTCCACGTGATGATGAAGAAGAGGAAGACGTCGAGGAAGATGTAGAAACTGAATAA
- the recU gene encoding Holliday junction resolvase RecU, giving the protein MNIRYPSGKVYNGNGNNKNKRNTKLSSIQYGNRGMTLEEDLDITNKFYLQENIAVIHKKPTPIQIVSVDYPQRSAAVIKEAYFKIASTTDYNGVYRGKYIDFEAKETKNKTSFPLSNFHDHQIKHMRQVVKQNGICFVILMFTLLQEVYLLPAEKLFEYWDRKNNGGRKSITREEIMEHGYEIPIGYQPRIDYIKHVDEHFC; this is encoded by the coding sequence ATGAATATAAGATATCCAAGTGGTAAGGTATATAATGGAAATGGAAATAATAAAAATAAACGTAATACAAAATTAAGTTCAATACAATATGGAAATCGCGGAATGACGTTGGAAGAAGATTTAGATATTACAAATAAATTTTACTTACAAGAAAATATAGCTGTTATACATAAAAAACCTACACCTATACAAATCGTATCAGTAGATTATCCACAGCGAAGCGCAGCAGTTATTAAAGAAGCTTACTTTAAAATAGCATCTACAACTGACTATAACGGTGTTTATCGTGGGAAATATATTGACTTTGAAGCTAAAGAGACGAAAAACAAAACTTCTTTCCCACTATCTAACTTTCATGACCACCAGATTAAACATATGAGACAAGTTGTGAAACAAAATGGGATTTGTTTCGTCATATTAATGTTCACTCTTTTACAGGAGGTATACTTATTACCAGCTGAAAAGTTATTTGAATACTGGGACAGAAAAAACAACGGTGGAAGGAAATCTATAACGAGGGAAGAGATTATGGAACATGGATATGAAATTCCTATCGGTTACCAACCTCGAATTGATTACATTAAACATGTAGACGAACACTTTTGTTGA
- a CDS encoding DUF2515 family protein, with amino-acid sequence MFKRRSSQYQPILKRRSLKKYSYQDNKFIIEIRKNTVKYNVDNVARTNAYAMFYENNKEIKWAFLASMVSRNAGWNMTDLWNKWYVLALELEVRRLFFLTFERANWIIFQDAYPQLLIYELSKKLNKPMFHLLKAFNVSVFMEYEWNMFWEYRDYERIMYSLIINEQNMIQQPVIENKVFHKKVFKSLPYKLQELGHFSCVIFPTLQGKLYGSSVHGFEKIDNRINLGKRLAAILFSEEHYHSFYHFSKKNEHTGSRYDYEKFIHPRFTRETPFLRSCYPIIQHEKLIDEDWLCKNEKKVKKWGRGISKEEINEITKWFLHKQHQMHGLIALNHWVLKKE; translated from the coding sequence TTGTTTAAGAGACGCTCTTCCCAATATCAACCAATTTTAAAAAGACGTAGCTTAAAAAAATACTCCTATCAAGACAATAAGTTTATCATTGAAATAAGAAAAAATACAGTAAAATATAATGTCGATAATGTGGCTAGGACAAATGCTTACGCAATGTTTTATGAAAATAACAAGGAAATTAAATGGGCATTTTTAGCAAGTATGGTCTCAAGGAATGCAGGATGGAATATGACTGATTTATGGAATAAATGGTATGTACTTGCATTAGAACTTGAGGTAAGGAGATTGTTCTTTTTAACGTTTGAAAGAGCAAATTGGATCATCTTTCAAGATGCATATCCACAACTATTAATTTACGAACTTTCCAAAAAGTTAAATAAGCCAATGTTTCACTTATTAAAAGCCTTTAATGTATCTGTTTTCATGGAATATGAATGGAATATGTTTTGGGAATATAGAGATTATGAACGAATAATGTATTCACTTATTATTAATGAACAAAATATGATTCAACAACCAGTTATCGAAAATAAAGTATTTCACAAAAAAGTCTTTAAATCACTTCCTTACAAACTACAAGAGCTTGGACATTTTAGTTGTGTTATCTTCCCAACATTACAAGGGAAATTATACGGATCGTCTGTGCATGGTTTTGAGAAAATAGATAATCGGATAAATCTAGGAAAGCGCCTTGCAGCTATTTTATTTTCAGAAGAACATTATCACTCTTTTTATCATTTTTCAAAAAAAAACGAACATACAGGTTCTAGGTATGATTATGAAAAATTTATTCATCCACGTTTTACAAGGGAGACTCCATTTTTAAGATCATGTTACCCAATCATTCAACACGAAAAGCTAATAGATGAAGATTGGCTATGTAAAAACGAAAAGAAAGTAAAAAAGTGGGGGAGAGGAATCTCAAAAGAGGAAATTAACGAGATAACAAAGTGGTTCCTTCATAAACAGCATCAAATGCATGGTCTTATTGCACTTAACCATTGGGTATTAAAGAAGGAGTAA
- a CDS encoding YppE family protein → MPELVNAKALSQQLLKDVDGMQQQFWKTREREEEYDFFTTVKPEADRIHSCTEEWVRETKKWIIENGPKYIHANQIDATAENINLIAVQCFFKNTSKKRFFDMCQSITYILEDIIKKWEETK, encoded by the coding sequence ATGCCAGAGTTAGTTAATGCAAAGGCCCTTTCACAACAACTATTAAAAGATGTGGACGGAATGCAACAACAGTTTTGGAAGACAAGAGAAAGAGAAGAGGAATATGATTTTTTTACAACTGTTAAACCAGAAGCGGATCGTATTCACTCCTGTACAGAAGAATGGGTGAGAGAAACGAAAAAATGGATTATAGAAAATGGTCCAAAATATATACATGCTAATCAAATTGATGCAACTGCAGAAAATATAAATTTAATTGCTGTTCAATGTTTTTTTAAAAATACTAGCAAAAAGCGTTTTTTTGATATGTGCCAATCCATAACGTACATTTTAGAAGATATTATAAAAAAATGGGAAGAGACAAAATAG